One segment of Cetobacterium sp. NK01 DNA contains the following:
- a CDS encoding RNA-binding domain-containing protein, translating into MENKIKDILIELKESDKFECKLAKNSFPKEALNTYSAFANTDGGILFLGIEEKDGDFIPVGVNDPDKIKKDMFDTLNNPTRVSKNLITNSHVYTENIDGKIIIMIEVPRAHYTEKPIYLNGNLYQSYKRNHEGDYKCSENEVKIMVRDSSDDSLDNTLVNGFSIEDLDLLTITSYKNRFTNLKPNHPFVGMSNEDLLKKLGALRVNRTTSKLEPTLGGLLVFGKMESIKEALPHFHLEYIDKSNLSDERWSERVVYDGTWGEGNLYNFFFLVINKLYASLGNPFETEKDGFTRRELGDVHIALREAFVNSIIHADFKIEEAVKIIKYSNYYEFQNPGELRISKSDFFKGEHSKPRNNIIQEIFRFINLCERAGSGVPKILSAVKKEAYKYPEIEEKDSRFIFRFWKTNILEKDSNLSLKEKSILSYILQNEKITNKEAREFLDISKHEATDTFNLLLDKKYIEKFGNGKGTHYKLKFSKDDEKIKKLEHISEILETLKSNI; encoded by the coding sequence TTGGAAAATAAAATAAAAGATATACTAATCGAACTTAAAGAGTCAGATAAATTTGAATGTAAACTTGCTAAAAATAGCTTTCCAAAGGAAGCTTTAAATACATATAGTGCTTTTGCTAACACAGATGGTGGAATACTTTTTTTAGGTATCGAAGAAAAAGATGGTGACTTTATTCCTGTCGGTGTAAATGATCCTGATAAAATAAAAAAGGATATGTTTGATACACTAAATAATCCAACAAGAGTTAGTAAAAATTTAATTACAAATAGTCATGTTTATACTGAAAATATCGATGGAAAAATAATTATAATGATTGAAGTACCACGAGCACATTATACAGAAAAGCCAATATATTTAAATGGGAACTTATATCAATCATATAAGAGAAACCATGAAGGTGATTACAAATGCTCTGAAAATGAAGTGAAAATTATGGTTAGAGATTCTAGTGATGATTCATTAGATAATACTTTAGTTAATGGATTTTCAATAGAAGATTTAGATTTACTAACAATCACTTCTTATAAAAATAGATTTACAAACCTTAAGCCCAATCACCCTTTTGTTGGAATGTCTAATGAGGATCTATTAAAAAAACTAGGGGCTTTAAGAGTTAATAGAACAACTTCAAAATTAGAACCAACATTAGGCGGCCTTTTAGTTTTTGGAAAGATGGAATCAATTAAAGAGGCTTTACCACACTTTCATTTAGAATATATTGATAAAAGTAATTTATCTGATGAAAGATGGAGTGAAAGAGTTGTATATGATGGAACTTGGGGTGAGGGGAATTTATATAATTTTTTCTTTTTAGTTATAAATAAACTATATGCATCATTAGGTAATCCTTTTGAAACTGAGAAAGATGGCTTTACTAGAAGGGAGCTAGGAGATGTTCATATAGCTTTAAGAGAGGCTTTTGTTAATTCTATAATACATGCAGACTTTAAAATAGAAGAAGCCGTTAAAATAATTAAATATTCTAATTACTATGAGTTTCAAAATCCAGGAGAATTAAGAATAAGCAAAAGTGACTTCTTCAAAGGAGAACATTCAAAACCTCGAAATAATATTATTCAAGAGATTTTTAGATTTATAAATCTTTGTGAAAGAGCTGGAAGTGGTGTTCCTAAAATTTTAAGTGCTGTAAAAAAAGAGGCATATAAATATCCTGAAATTGAGGAGAAAGACTCTAGGTTTATTTTTAGATTTTGGAAAACTAATATTTTAGAGAAAGATTCGAATTTGTCTTTAAAAGAGAAATCTATTCTTTCTTATATTCTTCAGAATGAAAAAATTACTAATAAAGAGGCCAGAGAATTTTTAGATATTTCCAAACATGAGGCTACAGACACTTTTAATCTACTTTTAGATAAAAAGTATATTGAAAAATTTGGTAACGGAAAAGGAACTCATTATAAATTAAAATTTTCTAAAGATGATGAAAAAATAAAAAAATTAGAACATATTAGTGAAATATTAGAAACTTTAAAAAGTAACATTTAA
- a CDS encoding cysteine hydrolase family protein, which yields MKKALLIIDLQNDYFPQGKFPLWNTEVTLNNILEAIKICKDKNYPIVHIQHIADPNLGLAPFFIKDSEGVQIVPEILEAAPNAPIVIKTYADGFVKTNLNEVLEKLDVDELLVCGMMTQNCVTHTSISNKKTKNYKTSILMDACTSVSEPIHLIGLAATLTWDISLISYKDI from the coding sequence ATGAAAAAAGCTTTATTAATTATTGATTTACAAAATGATTATTTTCCACAAGGTAAATTTCCCCTTTGGAATACAGAAGTTACTTTAAACAATATTCTAGAAGCTATAAAAATATGTAAAGATAAAAATTATCCAATAGTTCATATTCAGCATATTGCTGATCCTAATTTAGGCTTAGCACCATTTTTCATTAAAGATTCAGAGGGAGTTCAAATAGTTCCTGAAATATTAGAGGCTGCACCTAACGCTCCTATAGTTATAAAAACATATGCTGATGGCTTTGTAAAAACTAATTTAAATGAAGTTCTAGAAAAGTTAGATGTGGATGAGCTTTTAGTTTGTGGAATGATGACACAAAATTGTGTTACTCATACATCTATTTCAAACAAAAAAACTAAAAATTATAAAACATCTATTTTAATGGATGCATGCACATCTGTATCAGAGCCAATTCATTTAATTGGTTTAGCTGCTACTTTAACTTGGGATATTTCTTTAATTTCATATAAGGATATCTAA
- a CDS encoding NAD(P)H-dependent flavin oxidoreductase: MKIGNLELKLPIIQGGMAIKASMSNLAAAVANEGGVGCIAGSALTMEELKEEIKKAKKLIVNEGGALAVNIMFAVTDFAEAVKTSIEAGVDIIITGAGFSRDIYEMVKGTDVKVFPIVSSPKLAKLAQKLGADAIIVEGGNAGGHLGTELDSWDIIRAVKDAVTIPVFGAGGVITPKDAERMLSLGADGIQMGSRFIASEECEVNEKFKQMYVDAKEGDVVTIMSSAGLPANAIISPFIKRLKNDSDDIKPTACDSCLKHCTHTFCVNERLRRGHDGDLNEGIFFAGKDVWKIDSIKSVKEIMDDFRPLFLKKS; encoded by the coding sequence ATGAAGATCGGAAATCTAGAATTAAAGCTTCCTATTATCCAAGGAGGAATGGCAATAAAGGCTTCTATGAGTAATCTAGCTGCTGCAGTAGCAAATGAAGGTGGAGTTGGCTGTATCGCTGGAAGTGCCCTTACAATGGAGGAATTAAAAGAAGAGATAAAAAAAGCTAAAAAACTTATTGTCAATGAAGGTGGAGCCTTAGCTGTTAATATAATGTTTGCAGTTACTGACTTTGCAGAGGCAGTTAAAACATCTATTGAAGCTGGAGTAGATATTATAATTACTGGAGCAGGTTTTTCAAGAGATATCTATGAAATGGTTAAAGGAACAGATGTAAAAGTTTTCCCAATAGTTTCTTCACCTAAACTGGCTAAATTAGCTCAAAAACTTGGAGCTGATGCAATAATTGTTGAAGGTGGAAATGCTGGAGGTCACCTTGGAACAGAGCTTGATTCTTGGGATATTATAAGAGCAGTTAAAGACGCTGTAACAATACCTGTTTTCGGAGCTGGAGGAGTTATCACACCTAAAGATGCTGAAAGAATGCTGAGCTTAGGAGCTGACGGTATTCAAATGGGAAGCAGATTCATCGCTTCTGAAGAGTGTGAAGTAAATGAAAAATTTAAACAGATGTATGTTGATGCAAAAGAAGGAGATGTTGTTACAATAATGAGTTCTGCTGGACTTCCTGCTAATGCTATTATCTCTCCTTTCATAAAAAGATTAAAAAATGATTCAGATGATATAAAACCTACAGCGTGTGACTCTTGTCTAAAACACTGTACTCACACTTTTTGTGTAAACGAAAGACTAAGAAGAGGACATGACGGAGATTTAAATGAAGGAATATTTTTTGCTGGAAAAGATGTGTGGAAAATAGATTCTATAAAATCTGTAAAAGAAATAATGGATGATTTCAGACCCCTTTTTCTAAAAAAATCTTAA
- a CDS encoding helix-turn-helix domain-containing protein, whose protein sequence is MKGFIMFLTPEEKISYLRKKYDITQSELSSVEIKRQFIGMIEIGKRSLTKNTAEIISKNFNEILKKRKIEEKITTAYLLETKEEQALKKLYKILENQNMKNDIEIEICFLELEDLKRKELSFLLGKFYFDLKEIELSKKYFEIALYLYKPLENIEILLYLSRIYYYLNQFKETVDLIKNYIFSLIKNPTEDNLKILYNYGYSLYKIDEIESSIEILKKLLKLCKTEDLSFKVKNMLAVIYYLKLNKHKLALKIYKEIFENSNQENRLVIYGNYLEMWLSLKKEIEIEKVIEEIEIFLKNYQTSPDHLFKIYVLIGKCYAELNLEKEANAYYVKALNISDNKLTPIENKYDILLRMLNFNNLKEGELDSIIKNFFILFEEKQDYKIAINFIKKVKSETKKLQILEKLN, encoded by the coding sequence TTGAAAGGATTTATAATGTTTCTAACTCCAGAAGAAAAAATTAGTTATTTAAGAAAAAAATATGATATTACTCAAAGTGAATTGAGTAGTGTAGAGATAAAAAGACAATTTATCGGAATGATAGAAATTGGAAAAAGAAGTTTAACAAAAAATACCGCTGAAATTATTTCTAAAAATTTTAATGAAATTTTAAAAAAAAGAAAAATTGAAGAAAAAATAACAACTGCCTATTTACTTGAAACAAAGGAAGAACAAGCTTTAAAAAAATTATATAAAATATTAGAAAATCAAAATATGAAAAATGATATAGAAATAGAGATTTGTTTTTTAGAATTAGAAGACTTAAAAAGAAAAGAGTTAAGTTTTTTGTTAGGTAAGTTTTATTTTGACTTAAAAGAGATTGAGTTATCAAAAAAGTATTTTGAGATAGCTTTATATCTATATAAACCACTTGAAAATATAGAGATTCTTTTATATTTAAGTAGAATCTATTATTATCTAAATCAGTTTAAAGAAACAGTAGATTTAATAAAAAATTATATATTTTCTTTAATAAAAAATCCTACAGAAGACAATTTAAAAATTTTATATAACTATGGATATTCTTTATATAAAATTGATGAGATAGAAAGTTCAATTGAAATATTAAAAAAACTTTTAAAACTCTGTAAAACTGAAGATTTAAGCTTTAAAGTTAAAAATATGCTAGCAGTTATTTATTATTTAAAATTGAATAAGCATAAATTAGCTTTAAAAATATATAAAGAAATTTTTGAAAATTCAAATCAAGAAAATAGGTTAGTTATTTATGGTAATTATTTAGAAATGTGGTTATCCCTAAAAAAAGAGATAGAGATAGAAAAAGTTATAGAAGAGATAGAGATTTTTTTGAAAAATTATCAAACATCTCCTGATCATCTTTTTAAAATATATGTTCTAATTGGAAAATGCTATGCTGAGTTAAACTTAGAAAAAGAAGCTAACGCTTATTATGTAAAAGCTTTAAATATCTCAGATAATAAACTTACACCAATTGAAAATAAGTACGATATTTTATTGAGGATGCTAAACTTTAATAATCTAAAAGAAGGGGAATTAGATAGTATAATTAAAAATTTCTTCATATTATTCGAAGAAAAGCAAGACTATAAAATAGCGATTAACTTTATTAAAAAGGTAAAATCAGAAACAAAAAAGTTACAAATTTTAGAAAAATTAAATTAA
- a CDS encoding GNAT family N-acetyltransferase, whose protein sequence is MFKGKKIRLRAYRSNEVERVLELIEEEGLRDTLSVATIFPQSYEAQKSFMDKNSISKGELFNFAIESLETKEYVGGCGINDLDRKNSVATIGIWIGKEYQNKGFGSDALRVLCKFIFDEMNVHKIKLHYFEFNKNAKRCYETVGFKEEGINRKEIFRYGKYYDTLNMGLFRDELK, encoded by the coding sequence ATGTTTAAAGGAAAAAAAATAAGACTAAGAGCTTATAGATCAAATGAGGTTGAAAGAGTTTTAGAGTTAATTGAAGAGGAGGGACTAAGAGATACATTATCTGTTGCAACTATTTTTCCACAGTCTTATGAGGCTCAAAAAAGTTTTATGGATAAAAATTCAATTTCTAAAGGGGAACTTTTTAATTTTGCAATTGAATCTCTTGAAACTAAGGAGTACGTAGGTGGATGTGGAATAAATGATTTAGATCGAAAAAATAGTGTTGCTACAATTGGAATATGGATTGGAAAAGAATATCAAAATAAAGGGTTTGGATCAGATGCTCTTAGAGTTCTTTGTAAATTTATATTTGATGAAATGAATGTCCATAAAATAAAATTACATTATTTTGAATTTAATAAAAATGCAAAAAGATGTTATGAGACTGTTGGTTTTAAAGAGGAGGGAATCAATAGAAAAGAGATTTTTAGATATGGAAAATATTATGATACTCTTAATATGGGGTTATTTAGAGATGAATTAAAGTAG
- a CDS encoding DMT family transporter, producing the protein MSAKLKIIITMITFGTLGPFIKNISLASSEIALYRAVIALIILTVFIIFNRNSSKIKSIKSNLWKLFFSGAAMGFNWILLFEAYNYTSIALATLCYYFAPVIVVIGSTFLFREKLTFKQAICFIGSTAGLVLIIGVSSGGTRDMTGILLGLGAAALYATVILLNKSIKDVDGITRTVFQLAAAVVVLSPYVFGTEGFHIQELNSFGLINLLAVGILHTGIVYVLYFSSLSELSGQEVSVLSYLDPLFAILISILWMGESITQTQLLGGALILMFTLINEVKSIYKESYS; encoded by the coding sequence GTGAGTGCTAAACTAAAAATAATTATAACAATGATAACTTTTGGTACCTTAGGGCCGTTCATTAAAAATATAAGTCTTGCTTCTAGTGAAATAGCTTTATATAGAGCAGTGATAGCTCTAATTATTTTGACTGTCTTTATTATTTTTAATAGAAATTCTTCAAAAATTAAAAGCATTAAGAGCAATCTTTGGAAACTATTTTTTTCTGGAGCAGCAATGGGATTCAACTGGATATTACTCTTTGAAGCTTATAACTATACCAGTATTGCTTTAGCAACTCTTTGCTATTATTTTGCTCCTGTTATTGTAGTTATAGGTAGTACTTTCCTATTTCGAGAAAAACTTACTTTTAAACAAGCGATCTGTTTCATTGGATCAACAGCTGGACTTGTTTTGATAATTGGAGTTAGCAGTGGTGGAACAAGGGACATGACTGGAATTCTATTAGGTTTAGGAGCAGCAGCACTCTATGCAACAGTGATTTTACTGAATAAATCTATAAAAGATGTTGATGGAATAACTAGAACTGTATTTCAACTTGCAGCAGCTGTTGTAGTTTTGTCTCCATATGTTTTTGGAACAGAGGGATTTCATATCCAGGAACTCAATAGTTTTGGATTAATCAATCTCCTTGCTGTGGGAATACTACATACTGGAATAGTCTACGTTTTATATTTTTCATCACTCTCAGAACTAAGTGGGCAAGAAGTATCTGTACTTAGCTATTTAGATCCACTTTTTGCAATTTTAATATCAATTTTATGGATGGGAGAATCTATAACTCAAACTCAATTACTAGGTGGAGCATTGATTCTTATGTTTACTCTTATTAATGAGGTTAAAAGTATATATAAGGAGAGTTATTCATGA
- a CDS encoding PhzF family phenazine biosynthesis protein, protein MKIKAYTLNSFAKSLNGGNPAAVVLDADNLLEEQMKKYRCWKIHSRN, encoded by the coding sequence ATGAAAATAAAAGCATACACGCTAAATTCCTTTGCAAAATCATTAAATGGAGGTAACCCTGCAGCAGTTGTTCTCGATGCAGATAATCTATTAGAAGAACAAATGAAAAAATATAGGTGTTGGAAAATACACTCAAGAAACTAA
- a CDS encoding PhzF family phenazine biosynthesis protein, translating to MMMDQNLPTYFEVVDKEKIAKTLNIDIDSFVENLPIQIVSTGLRDIIIPLKNKEVLESIKPNFNSIAKLSKEYNVVGYHIFTLESLDDEIIHCRNLAPLYGIDEESATGTSNGALSCYLFKNNKIIGVKVGGSTLNLEEIEVEI from the coding sequence ATTATGATGGATCAAAATTTACCAACATATTTTGAAGTTGTAGATAAGGAAAAAATAGCTAAAACATTAAATATAGATATAGATTCATTTGTAGAAAATCTCCCAATACAAATAGTTTCAACTGGGCTTAGAGATATCATAATTCCTCTTAAAAATAAAGAGGTGTTAGAATCTATAAAACCAAATTTTAATAGTATTGCAAAACTAAGCAAAGAATATAATGTAGTTGGGTATCATATATTTACCTTAGAGTCATTAGATGATGAGATAATACATTGTAGAAATTTAGCTCCGCTTTACGGTATAGATGAAGAGTCAGCAACTGGAACCTCTAATGGTGCTCTATCTTGTTATCTATTTAAAAATAATAAAATAATAGGAGTTAAAGTAGGAGGAAGCACTTTAAACTTAGAAGAGATCGAGGTTGAAATTTAA
- a CDS encoding TRM11 family SAM-dependent methyltransferase gives MKKILKYMYIVNYPTFEEELCLLEMRAVFGKEPQEKMLFSNVEFNPSNSPFIKTRLDVLYEKDSFEELLSEISKDKNLYDNFKLEYVRLNKNNIPYEERLGLIKEISMNIQGVHNFKNPQFSFGITKVEGKWLFGIDNKNNYKWHSHDNKPCSYSNSLSVKVAKAVVNIANNGLKEKTIIDPCCGVGTTLVEGLDAGYIIDGYEINKSIAKNANINLEFYGFKPVVVNDDMHNIKKEYDSSIVDIPYGIFSHTSQEDQRKIIETARRISNKMVMISFEDHDAMIEKEGFEIVDRCVVTKGRFKRYIVVAKKR, from the coding sequence ATGAAAAAAATATTGAAGTATATGTACATAGTTAATTATCCAACATTTGAAGAGGAGCTATGTTTACTAGAGATGAGAGCTGTTTTTGGAAAGGAGCCTCAGGAAAAAATGCTATTTTCCAATGTGGAGTTTAACCCATCTAACAGTCCTTTTATAAAAACTCGTTTAGATGTTCTTTATGAAAAAGATAGTTTTGAAGAGCTATTATCAGAGATAAGTAAAGATAAAAATCTGTATGATAACTTTAAGTTAGAGTATGTAAGATTAAATAAAAATAACATTCCATACGAAGAAAGATTGGGTTTAATAAAAGAGATTTCTATGAATATTCAAGGTGTTCACAATTTTAAAAATCCTCAGTTTAGTTTTGGAATTACTAAAGTGGAAGGAAAGTGGCTTTTTGGAATTGATAATAAAAATAATTATAAATGGCATAGTCACGATAATAAACCATGTTCTTATTCTAACTCATTAAGTGTTAAAGTGGCAAAGGCAGTTGTAAATATAGCTAATAATGGTTTAAAAGAAAAAACTATTATAGATCCATGTTGTGGAGTAGGAACTACTTTAGTAGAAGGGTTAGATGCTGGTTATATAATAGATGGTTATGAAATAAATAAAAGTATTGCAAAAAATGCTAATATTAATTTAGAGTTTTATGGTTTCAAACCAGTAGTTGTAAATGATGATATGCATAATATAAAAAAAGAGTATGACAGTTCAATAGTTGACATTCCTTATGGAATTTTTAGTCATACTTCTCAAGAGGATCAAAGAAAAATAATTGAAACAGCTAGAAGAATCTCAAATAAAATGGTGATGATCTCTTTTGAGGATCATGATGCAATGATAGAGAAAGAGGGGTTTGAAATAGTTGACAGATGTGTTGTTACAAAGGGAAGATTTAAAAGGTATATAGTAGTTGCAAAAAAAAGATGA